The genome window ACGGCTGGGGCCATCGCTCCGGGTATGCTGGACCTGGAAGTCTTTGCCAGCGAACATCCGGATCTGGTAGACCCAAGTTTCGACGATCAGGATTTCATTCCCACCGCTCGGTACGTGTATGGTTACTGGAAGGACAAAAGAATCGGGTACCCCTTTTACGGCGCAGCTATGTTCTTTTTCTATCGGAAGGACCTCTTTGGGGACCAGGGTTTGAAGGAGAAATTCAAGGCAAAATACGGACGAGATTTAACCTTGCCGCAAAATTGGCAAGAAGCCAAGGAAGTGGCGGAGTTCTTCACCAGGAAATTGAATCCAGATTCTCCCACTGAGTATGGTATGGCCCTGATGTTTCCCCGAACCCATACCCTCTTTTACATGTTTTTGAACTTTTTTGGCCCTTATCGGCGTTCTAAAGAAGGGGTGAGCAAATTTGGACCGGTGGACCTTGACTGGGGAGATTATTTCACCGCTGAGGGAAAACCGGCTTTCAATTCGGAAGAAGGGGTGAAGGCTCTTCAGGATATGATGGACCTTATGAAGTATGCTCCTGATCCCTTAGGTTCAGACTATGGCGAGACTCTGGAGGCGTTCTCCAAAGGTATGGTGGCCATGATTCCTCAGTGGACGGCGTGTTTGGCAAGCTGGAAGGAATCCCCAGATTTACAGCCTTTTGAGGAAAAAGTAGGAGTGGCAGTCATGCCTGGTGGTGCTCCGGTCAGTGGTGGATGGGGAGTGGGAATCAACGCTGCGTCCCAGCACAAGGAGTGGGCATTCCGCTTTATTCAGTATGCCACAAGCAAAGAGGGTGACAAAATCCAGTGGCTCAAGTACCGGATTGGTCCTACCCGTCAATCGGTTATTGAGGATGCCGAGGTTCAATCTGATTCACCGTGGCTGGCTGAAGTTTACCTCCAGTCATTACAGGGAGCTTCACACCGTCCCAGGATTCCTGAGGAACCGAAGCTAGAAGATGTCCTGGTTGGGACACTTTCGGAAGTTCTCCTCGGTCAACGACCAAATAGTATTGAAACCCTCAACGAAGTGGCTCAGGAATGGGAAAAAGCTCTGAGAAAATAAACTAAAAAGGGGAGGAGTATCCCCCTCCCCTTTTTATAACAACGGAGAGTATTGATGGGAAAACGCGTAAGAAAGAAGAAAGTAATAGGGTTTTTAATGATTCTCCCTTTACTTCTTGTGTTTCTGGGTCTTACCATATACCCATTTGTGTATATGATTTACATGTCCTTTCATCGCTACAATCTGGCTTCCTGGGAAAAGCCAGAGTTTATCGGTTTTGGAAATTACCGGGAGATATGGCGGGATCGAACTGCTCGTTCGAGTGTCGATTTTACTGTACTCCTCCTTGTGACTGCGGTACCCCTGGAAATTATTCTGGGAATTGGTATTGCCTTTTTGTTACGTGATTTCTTTGGGGAGAGAGTTTTTCGCAGCTTGCTTCTTACCCCCATGATGGTTCCAGCCGTGGTGGCAGGAATTGCCTGGAAAATGCTCTACAATTTTGAGTTCGGTCCGGTCAACTATTTTTTCTCCCTTTTAGGGATTGCTAAAGTATCCTGGTTGGGGACTCAATTATTCTCCCGTTTGGGAGTGGTTCTTATCGATGTATGGCAATGGACTCCCTTTGTATTCCTGATTCTCTATGCCGGATTGCAATCCATTCCCAGGGATGTGGTGGAAGCGGCTCTGGTTGATGGAGCAAGTGGCTTCAGTGCCCTGCGCTACATAGAGCTCCCCTTGCTTCGACCTTTGGTCTGGGTGGTACTCATTATCCGTCTCATCGATGTGCTGAAAATTTTTGATATTGTTTACATGGTCACCTTTGGTGGACCGGGGTCGGCTACCCACTCCTACAGTTTTTACATCTACAAAGTGGGGGTTTCCTTTGGCTGGGACGTTGGGTATGCATCAGCACTGAGTATGCTTTTACTTGTGGCGGTTACGGTGCTCACCAACATACTCATTCGAACGGTCCGTCTGAAAGAGACTCTGGAGTTATAGGAGGGAGCAATGCGCGGAATAGGAGTGATTAAGGGAATAATCGTGGGGATTGTGCTTTTTTTCTTTCTCTTCCCGGTATACTGGCTGGTTACCACCGCTTTTAAAAGGAGCGAGGACTGGTTTTCCTGGCCTCCTTCATTTTTGTTTTCGCCCACTCTGGGCAATTTTCTGGGTTTGGAGGGAGGATTTTTTGGGAGCACTACCACCGCTATTGCCACCATCACTCCCTACCTTCGTAATAGCGTTGTCGTGGCTCTGCTTGTGGCCTGCCTTTCCACGGTCATTGCGGCATTGTCTTCTTACGCCATTTCGCGTTTCAAAATTGGTGGGATGGGTTTTGTATCCTGGATTATCTCTATTCGGATGTTACCACCCATTGCTTCGGCACTTCCTCTCTACATCATTTTTAGTCGTCTCCACCTTATCAACACCTGGTGGGCTTTGATTCTTTCCCACCTGGTCTTTACCACTCCGTTCAGTACCTGGATTTTACTCACGTTTTTTAACGAAGTTCCCCGTGAGCTGGATGAAGCTTCTTTCGTAGATGGGGCAAACACCTGGCAGACCTTTCTGTGGGTGGTGCTTCCTTTAAGTGCTCCTGGACTGGCGGCAGTGGCCACCCTGGCTTTTATCCAGAGCTGGGGTGAATTCCTGATGGCTTTAGTCCTCACCACCGGTAAAGAAGCGCAAACCTTACCCATTTATCTTGGACGATTCATCACCGGGTGGCGTATTGCCTGGGGACCGCTGGCTGCGGCAGGTATTGTGACCATGCTCCCGGTTATCCTTTTCTCTCTTTTAATGCAGCGCTACCTGATTCGAGGTCTCACTTTTGGAGCGGTCAAAGGATAAAAGAAGGAGGGAAATGGGATGTTTCGCGCAATCACCATAACGACCACCAAAAGAGAAGAAGTGATCGATATCACAGCCCTCGTGGAGGGGGTGGTGCGGGAATCACAGGCCCGCGAAGCGGGGGTTTTTGTCTATGTGCCGCACTCTGACGCTGCTGTAAATATTCAGGGTGCGGTGCTAGAAGACCCACCCTTAAATCGCCTTTTGAAAAAGGTACTACGAGAAGAGAGTGGATTTGAAGAACCCCAAACCGGCGCGGCGTTTGTTGCTCCAACGGAGGTGCTTATCGCGATAAACGGAAAACTCCTTCTGGGTGAGGGACAGCGGATTTATTTCTATGAATTTAATGGACCTAAGGCTCGCTCGGTGTATGTGCTGGTTATCCAGGCTTTGTGAGTCACCGAGTGGTTCAGTGTTTTCTGCCTTAGACCGTGCGGGGTTTCCTTTTTAGTGTTCTTCAGATTGTGGTAGAACGGATTATCATTCGAAGCTATTACGGCATGAAGATCGGTATCCTATCAAAAGAGGCTCCCAGTGTGTCTCCTTTATTTTCCTCCAGGGATTTGATATCCTTAAACAAGGTAAGGAAAGGCAAGGGATTGTCCTGAGACTGAGTAGAGGCGGGAGGGAAAAAATCATGAACGTTGGATGCCTGGGAGAATTGTTGGTTGAGATTATGCGGGACCGGGTTGATGAACCTCTGGGGGTTCCGGGAATTTTTGTTGGTCCCTTTCCCAGTGGTGCTCCTGCAATTTTCGCCGATTGTCTGGCCCGCTTGGGGGAAAAGGTGTTCTTCGTGGGAGCGGTAGGAAATGATGACTTTGGAACACTCATCGTAGAGCGTCTGCGGGGAGATGGGGTGGACATTTCTGGTATCAAACGGCTCCCTGATTTTACCACCGGCGTTGCTTTTGTGACTTACTTTAGCGATGGAAGTCGTAAGTTTATCTACCATATTTCCCGGGCGGCGTCCGGTCAGATTTTCCCCCAGGATATTTCTGATGATGTTTTTTCACGCCTTGATTTTCTCCATGTGATGGGTTCTAGTATGCTGATTAACGACCAGTGTCGGGAATCGTATCTCAAAGCCATGAAGCTGGTGAAAGGGGGAGGTGGAAAAATAAGCTTTGATCCCAATTTCCGTCCAGAACTCTTGGGAAAAGAGAAAGCTCGGGAACTCTTCCAACCCATCTTGCGGGAAAGTGCAGTGATATTCCCAACTGCTGAAGAAATTCTGGTGTTGACCGATGAAAGCGATGTTGACCGGGCTTGTGAAAAAGTTCTTTCGCAGGGTCCAGCAATTGTGGCTCTCAAAAGAGGGGAAGCGGGTTCGGTGATCTATACGAAGGATGGAAAATGGGAGGTTCCGGCATTTATGGTGGAGGAAATCGACCCCACCGGAGCGGGAGATTGTTACTGTGCTGGGTTTTTGGCTGGTCTGGCGCAAGGTTTGCCGCTTCCGGAGGTGGGAAAGCTTGCCAATGCTGTGGGGGCTCTGGCGGTAACCAAAAAAGGGCCCATGGAGGGGGCACCGACGTTAACGGAAGTGAAAGAGTTTATGGCTCGAGCTGAAAGGAGAGAACATCGTTGCTGAGACGAGATGAAGTTGACCAGAGTTTCATCCGGCAAGAGGCTCGAAAAAGGAATAAGGCTGTGGTTGATTTTTTGATGGAGATGGTGCAGAAATTGTCCGTTCGGGAAAGGCAATCGTACACCATCCTGGCGGTGTGTCCCAACTCAGAAACGGTGATTAAAGCTGCCTTGCGGAGTGCCAAACGGGCCAATGCTCCCATTAAGTTTGCAGCTACCTTAAACCAGGTGGACGTTGACCGCGGGTATACGGGTCTCACCCAGAGAGAATTTGTGGAGCTCGTTAAAATGGAGGCAGAATCTATCGATTACCAGGGACTCATCATCATTGCTGTGGACCATGGTGGTCCATGGGTCAAGGATATTCAAAGTATGGAGAACTGGTCTCTGGAACGCTGTATGGAATGGACCAAGAAGTCTTTTGGAGCTGCAATTTCAGCTGGATATGACCTTCTCCATGTAGACCCCACAGTAGACAAAACTATCCCCAGAGATTCAACCATTCCCGTCGAGTGGGTTATCGGGCGAACCATCGAACTCATTCGGCATGCTGAAACCTACCGCCGGAAGGGAGGATTTCCACCCATTTCGTATGAAGTGGGCACCGAAGAGGTCCACGGAGGATTGGCTGATATGGAGGTTTTCGAGCGTTTTCTTGCCGGACTCAAAAATGGCCTCCGTGAGGCTTCTTTGGAAGATATCTGGCCCATCTTTGTAGTAGGGAAAGTGGGAACGGACCTTCATACTACCCTTTTTGATCCGGAAGTGGCTCAGGAACTTGCTCGGAAAGTCCGGAGTTATGGTTCCTTTATCAAAGGTCATTACACCGACTATGTGGAGAACCCCGAAGCCTATCCCCGGTCGCAGATGGGGGCGGCAAACGTGGGGCCGGAATTTACCGAGGAGGAGTACGAAGCGTTGCAGGAACTGGTGCACATTGAAGAACAGCTTTTTGCCCAGAGGATGATTCCCCGAAAATCCGATTTTCTCCAGGTTCTTACTGAAGAGGTTGAAGCCAGTGGGAGATGGAAAAAATGGCTCCAGGATGATGAAAAGGGCAAAAATCTTTCCGAACTGACGCCGGAACGAAGGTCGTGGCTTTTGAAAACCGGGTGTCGTTATGTGTGGGCTCAACCTCGGGTGGTGAAGAGTCGCCTCCTTCTCTATCGTCACCTTTCTCAGAATGGGTACCAGCCGGAGGAGATCGTGATGGCGCGGATTGAAAAAGCCATGGATAAGTACTTCCGAGCTTTTAATCTTCTGGATTTGGAGGAGAAGTTGAAGGGAATCATGAAAGATCTAAAAGGAGTTTCTTAGAAGGGCTTTTGTTTTGCCAAAGGTGGCTGGTCTATTTTTATCTTTAAAGGAGGTTTGGGGAAAGCAAGGAAGCGGTAACTCTTTCGTGTGAGAAAGACGTATATGGGTTCTTGGTTCAAGGTGCGGATGCTTTGGTGAGTAAGGGGGAAATTAACTACTCGTGTGAGTCTTTCTTTGGGAGTGGTGGGCAATGGAAGTGTGGATTGGTGGGTGTCGACTATCATTAATTCAGGGAGATATTACCAATCAAGAAACCGAAGCGATTGTAAATGCAGCCAATACTCGTCTTGCCGGGGGTGGAGGCGTTGATGGTGCCATCCATCGGGCTGGAGGATCGGTGATCGCTGAAGAGTGTCGGAAAATTGGAGGATGTCCTGTAGGGAAAGCAGTGCTCACCAGTGGTGGGAACCTGAAGGCCAAATACGTCATCCACGCTGTGGGGCCGATTTACCAGGGAGGGAAGAATCGTGAAGCAGAACTCCTTCGCAGCGCGTATCTTTCGAGCCTTGCTCTGGCGAAGGGAAAAGGTATTGCTTCCATCTCCTTTCCTTCCCTTTCTACCGGGGCCTATGGGTATCCAGTAAAAGAAGCTGCTCAAATCGCGCTTCAGGCTGTGCTTGATTTTATGACCGAAAATCTAAACGGCCCGGTTCGGGACATTGTTTTTGTCCTTTTTGCCCTGCAGGATTTGCGTGTCTACCAAGAAACCCTGCAGGAGGTGCTTCGAACGAGAGGCATCGAACCCTAAAGTTCGTGGATTAAAAACTCAGCGCACTTTCTAAAAGCTTGAGCTCGGTGGCTGTAGCGATTTTTCACTGCTGCGCCAAGCTGAGCAAAGGTTTTCTCGAAGGGTGGGAAAACGAAAATTGGGTCATAGCCGAAACCCTGATTGCCTTGTGGTTTTTGGGCGATCCATCCTTCGCAGATTCCCTCGAAGAGTTTTTCTCCTCCAGGAAAAACCAAGGCCGCCACACATACAAAGCGGGCGGAGCGCCTTTCCGGTGGTAATCCTTCGAGACGTTTTAGAATTTCGCTGATTTTATCCTGAAACGGGAGGTTGCTCCCCCCAAATCGGGCCGATTGAATGCCCGGTGCACCATGAAGGGCGTCGATTTCCAGTCCTGAGTCCTCCCCAATACAGATTTCTCTGGTGTGCTGAAAACCGTATCTTGCTTTGAGGAGCGCATTTTCAGCGTAACTGGCTCCAGTTTCCTCGATGTCAGGAAGCGAATAGAAATCGTGAATGTTACGTACTTCCAGATTAAAAGGAGCAACAATCTCCTGGATTTCCCGAATTTTTCCAGCGTTTCGGCTCACAAGGTAAAAGAACCGTTTCATGGCAATCCTCTTTCTAGGACTTTCCGTTCCAGAAGGATAATTTCCTGAATCCCTTTTTGGGCAAAATCGAGAAGCGTATTTAAAGTATCCCTGGGGAACGGGTCTTTTTCTGCTGTACCCTGGATTTCCACCAGTTTTCCGCTCCCGGTCATCACCATATTCATATCAACCTGAGCATTGGAATCCTCTTCAAAGTTGAGGTCTAAGAGCACCTGCCCTCCTACTACTCCCACACTGACTGCAGCCAGATAATCTTTAATCAGACCTCCTTTGTTGAGGAGGCCTCGGTCGATATAGGTCCATAGGGCGTCAACCAGCGCGATGAAAGCACCAGTAATGGCTAGAGTCCTGGTGCCACCGTCGGCCTGCATGACGTCGCAATCCACGAGGATGCTTTTTTCCCCAAGTCGTTCGAGGTTGGTGACGGCTCGCAGGGTCCTTCCGATGAGGCGCTGAATTTCATGGGTCCTTCCTCCAACCTGTCCTCGGACCACGTCCCGGATGTTGCGGGTAGTGGTGGCGCGAGGGATCATGGCGTATTCAGCAGTAATCCAACCCTGACCGGTGTTCCGTAAAAAAGGTGGGACTTTGTCTTCGATAGAAGCTGAACACACAATGCGATTATGACCGGCTTCGATGAAAACCGAACCTTCAGCATATTTGAGATAATTTCTCTGAATGGAGATGTGTCTTAATTCATCGGGTTTTCTTCCGTCATTCCGCATGAGTGACCCTTCCTTTTCTTTCTTGAGGTAGTTTCCCAGTTCCTGAAAACTAACGAACTTGGGCAATGAGTTTTTCATCCCTTTCTAATGGTTTGGAGATGTCAATGTGACCACAAAGTGTTAATTCTTCTTTTCCATTGATCAAAATTTTGACCCTTTTGATTCCCGGAAGGGCGGTCAGCGTATCCACAACGGCATAGACGCTCAGGAGTTCTTGAGAGGTGCCGCCAGACTGGTTACGCATCATTTCTTCGCTCAGGTCCACATACACGACTTCTTGGTCTTGGAATACAGCATTTAAACGGGTGGAAGGCGGAATGGGATTAAAAAGGGAAGTATTTTTGGGTCCTTGCAGGAGTGCCTTTACGATGTCTTCTAACCATGTTTCGCTGCGAGGGATTTTTCGCGTTTCTCCGAAGAGAGCCGTGAACTCAGGGTTGGTAAAATAGAGCGTTACTTCTACTTCCTTTCCGGTTGGGACTGGGGTTTGACTTAAGGCGGGCTCGTGCGAAACTGGAGAAGAAGAGGGTTTTTCTCCTTGAGAAGAAATGAGGCGGAAAACCAACTCTCCTCCGTAGACCACCCCGAAAAAGAGGACGATTCCCAAAAGGATGTAGAAAAGTGGTGACCGACTTACACCTTTTATGTTCTTATTCTTTCTCGATTTCCACTTCTTTTTTTCCATTTTTCTCACTCTTCCAGGAGTTTTTTCGCTGCTTCGCTCTGAGAAAATGCTTTGATCGCTTCGGCTATTCCCTGAGCAATCTTACTCTGAAAGGTGGAAGAAGCCAGATTTTTGGCCTCTTTAGGATTGCTCAGAAATCCAATCTCTACAAGAACCGCTGGAGAGTAAATATTGCGTAAAACCACCAGGGGTGCTTCCTTGGTGCCTCGTTT of Atribacterota bacterium contains these proteins:
- a CDS encoding sugar ABC transporter substrate-binding protein gives rise to the protein MRKIMLPIVFLSILVFAVQVGYAAQLTVWSSPDNADAIYELAQNFMQKYPEVTIEVTPLSWEVLYPRILQDLTSGVGSFDVTTWDLMTAGAIAPGMLDLEVFASEHPDLVDPSFDDQDFIPTARYVYGYWKDKRIGYPFYGAAMFFFYRKDLFGDQGLKEKFKAKYGRDLTLPQNWQEAKEVAEFFTRKLNPDSPTEYGMALMFPRTHTLFYMFLNFFGPYRRSKEGVSKFGPVDLDWGDYFTAEGKPAFNSEEGVKALQDMMDLMKYAPDPLGSDYGETLEAFSKGMVAMIPQWTACLASWKESPDLQPFEEKVGVAVMPGGAPVSGGWGVGINAASQHKEWAFRFIQYATSKEGDKIQWLKYRIGPTRQSVIEDAEVQSDSPWLAEVYLQSLQGASHRPRIPEEPKLEDVLVGTLSEVLLGQRPNSIETLNEVAQEWEKALRK
- the rdgB gene encoding RdgB/HAM1 family non-canonical purine NTP pyrophosphatase yields the protein MKRFFYLVSRNAGKIREIQEIVAPFNLEVRNIHDFYSLPDIEETGASYAENALLKARYGFQHTREICIGEDSGLEIDALHGAPGIQSARFGGSNLPFQDKISEILKRLEGLPPERRSARFVCVAALVFPGGEKLFEGICEGWIAQKPQGNQGFGYDPIFVFPPFEKTFAQLGAAVKNRYSHRAQAFRKCAEFLIHEL
- a CDS encoding YjbQ family protein, giving the protein MFRAITITTTKREEVIDITALVEGVVRESQAREAGVFVYVPHSDAAVNIQGAVLEDPPLNRLLKKVLREESGFEEPQTGAAFVAPTEVLIAINGKLLLGEGQRIYFYEFNGPKARSVYVLVIQAL
- a CDS encoding sugar ABC transporter permease; this translates as MILPLLLVFLGLTIYPFVYMIYMSFHRYNLASWEKPEFIGFGNYREIWRDRTARSSVDFTVLLLVTAVPLEIILGIGIAFLLRDFFGERVFRSLLLTPMMVPAVVAGIAWKMLYNFEFGPVNYFFSLLGIAKVSWLGTQLFSRLGVVLIDVWQWTPFVFLILYAGLQSIPRDVVEAALVDGASGFSALRYIELPLLRPLVWVVLIIRLIDVLKIFDIVYMVTFGGPGSATHSYSFYIYKVGVSFGWDVGYASALSMLLLVAVTVLTNILIRTVRLKETLEL
- a CDS encoding GerMN domain-containing protein yields the protein MEKKKWKSRKNKNIKGVSRSPLFYILLGIVLFFGVVYGGELVFRLISSQGEKPSSSPVSHEPALSQTPVPTGKEVEVTLYFTNPEFTALFGETRKIPRSETWLEDIVKALLQGPKNTSLFNPIPPSTRLNAVFQDQEVVYVDLSEEMMRNQSGGTSQELLSVYAVVDTLTALPGIKRVKILINGKEELTLCGHIDISKPLERDEKLIAQVR
- a CDS encoding sugar kinase; the encoded protein is MNVGCLGELLVEIMRDRVDEPLGVPGIFVGPFPSGAPAIFADCLARLGEKVFFVGAVGNDDFGTLIVERLRGDGVDISGIKRLPDFTTGVAFVTYFSDGSRKFIYHISRAASGQIFPQDISDDVFSRLDFLHVMGSSMLINDQCRESYLKAMKLVKGGGGKISFDPNFRPELLGKEKARELFQPILRESAVIFPTAEEILVLTDESDVDRACEKVLSQGPAIVALKRGEAGSVIYTKDGKWEVPAFMVEEIDPTGAGDCYCAGFLAGLAQGLPLPEVGKLANAVGALAVTKKGPMEGAPTLTEVKEFMARAERREHRC
- a CDS encoding carbohydrate ABC transporter permease — translated: MRGIGVIKGIIVGIVLFFFLFPVYWLVTTAFKRSEDWFSWPPSFLFSPTLGNFLGLEGGFFGSTTTAIATITPYLRNSVVVALLVACLSTVIAALSSYAISRFKIGGMGFVSWIISIRMLPPIASALPLYIIFSRLHLINTWWALILSHLVFTTPFSTWILLTFFNEVPRELDEASFVDGANTWQTFLWVVLPLSAPGLAAVATLAFIQSWGEFLMALVLTTGKEAQTLPIYLGRFITGWRIAWGPLAAAGIVTMLPVILFSLLMQRYLIRGLTFGAVKG
- the rph gene encoding ribonuclease PH; the encoded protein is MRNDGRKPDELRHISIQRNYLKYAEGSVFIEAGHNRIVCSASIEDKVPPFLRNTGQGWITAEYAMIPRATTTRNIRDVVRGQVGGRTHEIQRLIGRTLRAVTNLERLGEKSILVDCDVMQADGGTRTLAITGAFIALVDALWTYIDRGLLNKGGLIKDYLAAVSVGVVGGQVLLDLNFEEDSNAQVDMNMVMTGSGKLVEIQGTAEKDPFPRDTLNTLLDFAQKGIQEIILLERKVLERGLP
- a CDS encoding O-acetyl-ADP-ribose deacetylase; translation: MEVWIGGCRLSLIQGDITNQETEAIVNAANTRLAGGGGVDGAIHRAGGSVIAEECRKIGGCPVGKAVLTSGGNLKAKYVIHAVGPIYQGGKNREAELLRSAYLSSLALAKGKGIASISFPSLSTGAYGYPVKEAAQIALQAVLDFMTENLNGPVRDIVFVLFALQDLRVYQETLQEVLRTRGIEP
- a CDS encoding class II D-tagatose-bisphosphate aldolase, non-catalytic subunit gives rise to the protein MLRRDEVDQSFIRQEARKRNKAVVDFLMEMVQKLSVRERQSYTILAVCPNSETVIKAALRSAKRANAPIKFAATLNQVDVDRGYTGLTQREFVELVKMEAESIDYQGLIIIAVDHGGPWVKDIQSMENWSLERCMEWTKKSFGAAISAGYDLLHVDPTVDKTIPRDSTIPVEWVIGRTIELIRHAETYRRKGGFPPISYEVGTEEVHGGLADMEVFERFLAGLKNGLREASLEDIWPIFVVGKVGTDLHTTLFDPEVAQELARKVRSYGSFIKGHYTDYVENPEAYPRSQMGAANVGPEFTEEEYEALQELVHIEEQLFAQRMIPRKSDFLQVLTEEVEASGRWKKWLQDDEKGKNLSELTPERRSWLLKTGCRYVWAQPRVVKSRLLLYRHLSQNGYQPEEIVMARIEKAMDKYFRAFNLLDLEEKLKGIMKDLKGVS